A part of Uloborus diversus isolate 005 chromosome 6, Udiv.v.3.1, whole genome shotgun sequence genomic DNA contains:
- the LOC129223862 gene encoding zinc finger matrin-type protein 5-like isoform X2 yields MGKRYYCDYCERSFADGAENRKKHLASVHHQKLRAAHYEQFKDAATLLAENRAKKPCRKFHQTGNCDFGLSCKYSHFTPSDIKELEREVFREHLEASGNKPRIEPDIDAWVQTKLSKYKEIVPAPLSFPQPVLPSVLMNIPNLPPSLIPPNASDLMNFDKNKSQWG; encoded by the exons ATGGGGAAACGATACTATTGTGACTACTGTGAACGCTCATTTGCTGATGGTGCTGAAAATCGTAAGAAGCATCTGGCAAGTGTTCATCATCAAAAACTAAGGGCAGCACACTATGAGCAATTCAAAG ATGCTGCTACATTATTGGCAGAAAATAGGGCAAAGAAGCCATGCCGAAAATTTCATCAAACAG GAAACTGTGATTTTGGATTAAGTTGTAAGTACTCACATTTTACGCCATCAGACATTAAAGAACTGGAAAGAGAAG ttttcagAGAACATCTAGAAGCTTCTGGGAATAAACCAAGGATTGAACCAGACATTGATGCCTGGGTGCAGACTAAATTATCAAAGTACAAAGAAATAGTACCAGCACCTTTAAGTTTTCCACAGCCTGTTTTGCCTTCGGTTTTAATGAATATTCCTAATCTTCCACCTTCTTTGATACCTCCCAATGCAAGTGATTTAATGAATTTCGATAAAAATAAGTCTCAGTGGGGTTAG